The Horticoccus luteus DNA window ACGGTGGCGGGGGAGGTCTCGGCGGGGACGGAAGCGGAGCGGTTCGAGGCGGCCGAGCGGGCGCTGGAAATGGGTTTCCCGTCGATCGCGGAGGGGTTGTTCGAGGAGCTGTCGGTTGACGCGCGGGTAGATCGGCAACGCGCGCGACTGGGATTGGCCTCGGCATTGCTGGAGGAGGACCGGCCGGCAGAGGCGGAGAAGGTGTTGGAAGGCCAGCAGGAGGGCCGGGGCGCGGCGTGGCACTTGCGCATGGGACTGGCGGCCGCGCAGCAGCGGCACTTTGACGCAGCGCGCCACGCGCTCGGCGAGGTGAAGGCGGAGGAGCTGACGACGGACGACCGCGCGTGGTATAGTTTCCTGCGCGGCGTGGTCGCCGATGCGGCGGGAGATTTAGGGAAGGCGCGCGAGGATTTCGAACAAGCGGAGAAGATGGCGGGTTCGGACCCGGCGAAGGCGCAATTTGTGCTGGCGCGAGAGCAGGCGCGGTTGCGGGCGAACGTGGTGAACGACAACGTGCTCGAAGAAACGCGGCGCAACATGGAGCGTTATCAGGGCCGGAAGATCGGCTACGATTACGCGAAGACTTACGCGGCGATGCTCGAGGCGGCGGGGCGCAAGAACGACGCGATCAATGTGCTGCAGCGGCAATTGCTCGCGACACCGGCGGAGGAGCGGGGCGCGCAGGATGATTTTCGGTTGCTGCTCGGTTTGGTGGCGGGGGGCGCGGAGGGCGCGGGTCGGACGGCGCTGGCGAGTCTGGTCGCACATGGCAGCGATCCGCTGAAGCAACGTGTGGCGTTGCGCGTGCTGGCCCGCGATGCCACGACGGCGGCCGCGCGGGCGCAGTTGCAGGCCCTGCTGGACCGGTTGATCGCGACACCGACGGCGCCCGCGATCATCGAAGACCTGTTGGTTTTTCGGGCGCAGCTCGCGTTGACCGAGAAAGATTACGCGCGGGCGGAGGAAGATGCGCGGACGTTGCTCCAGCGGTTTCCGGGCTCGCCGCTGAAGGTGCGGGCGCTGGGCGTGTTGACGAGTGCGGCATGGGAACAGCGGCGTTATCGCACGGCGGCGGATCTGGCGGGGAAGGCGGCGGCGGAGCTGCCGGCGGGAGCGTTGCGGGCGCAGTTCAACGTCTTGGTGGCGGAGGCGTGGTTTCGCGCGAAGGATTTTCGAACGGCGGCGGATGCGTATGCGGCGGCGTTGCGTGAGACGCCGGAAGGGGAGGCGGCGGGCGATCTGATGTTTCAACGGTTGCTGGCGGAGATCGAGGGCGGGCGGCTGGAAACGGCGGAGAAACTGCTGGACGAGATGGCGCGGCAGCCGGCGTTTACGCCGGAAGAGCGCTGGCAGGCGGAATGGAATCTGGCGCGGGCGTTGCAGTTGCACGGAGAGACGGCCGCAGCGTATGCGCGGGTGAATCGCCTGCTGGCGGCGAAGGCGCCGACGGGGGTGTTGTCGGAGGAGTTGCGCGCGCAGATGGCGTGGTTGCAGGCGAAGTTGTCGCTCGAGGCGGGCGAGCCCGGGCGGACGCTGGAACTGGTCGATGCGTTGATCGCGAGCGGAGGGACGCTGACGCCGGCGCTGCAGGTGGAGATCGGCAGCACGGCGGTGTTGTTGAAGGCGGAGGCGCTGTTCGCTTTGCAGCGGGAACCGGCGGCGCTGGAGCAGTTGCAGAAGGTGCGGAGTGATTTTCCGAAGAGCGATGCGGCCGTGTATTCTTACATCGTGGAGGCGGATCACTATGCGAAGCTCGACAACACCGTGGAGGCGCAGCAGTTGCTGACGAAGCTGGCGGATGATTTCCCCGGCAACAAAACGTATGCTCCGCTGGCGCTTTACCAGGCGGCGTTGCAGGCGGAGCGGCGGGGCCAGGACGCGAATTACATCGAGGCGAACAAGCTGATTGAGCAGTTGGTCACGCGTTACCCGCGGAGCGATTTGGTGTTTTATGCGCGTTTGAAGCAGGGGGATCTGTTGCGAAAGTTGAATCAGTTTCCCCAGGCGCAGCAGGTTTATGAGTCGCTGGTGAACAATTTCTCGCAGCATGCGGATGTGTTGATCGCGCAGCTGGCGCTGGCGGAGTGTCACAATGCGCAGGCGGCGAATGATCCGGGGCACGCGGAGGCGGCGGCGACATTGTTCGAACATCTTCGAGACCGCGGCGATGCGCCGCTGGATCTGCGCGTGGAGGCGGGCTTCAACCTGGGTTACACGCTCCTGCGGCGGGGCCAGGTGGCACGTGCGCAGCAGGTGTGGTGGCAGGACGTGGTGCAGGCGTTTCTGCTCAATGCGAATCAAGCGGCGGAGCTGGGCGCGAAGGGGCGTTACTGGATGGCGCGCACGTTGCTCGAGCTCGGCGGGTCTTTTGAGCAACAGGCGAAGTTGGAAGAGGCGCGCAATGCCTGGTCGTTGATCTTGCAGTCGAAATTACCGGGGGAAGCGCTCGCACGGGCGCGGCTGGCGAAATTCAATCCGCCGGAGGACAAACCGTGAGACGTTTTCCCAGTCGATTTCCCCCGGCGGTGCGGCACAACGTGAGGGCGCAGCGGGTGAATTTGCGTCGGCGCCCGGCGGGGCGTTAAGGCGCGAACCAGCCAATTTTTTCCCATGTCGATCTTCGATTTCGGTCTGTTTGCCAAAGGCGGCCCCATGATGTGGGTGTTGCTGGTGCTGGGCGTGCTGTGCTTGATGCTGTTCATCGAGCGGGCGCTGTATTTGCATCGCGGGCAAATCCGTTCGAATGCGTTTCTGAGCGGGATCGAAAACATCCTGGCGAAACGGCGGATTGTGGAAGCGTTGACGGTGTGTGAGGAGACGCCAGGCCCGGTGGCAGCGGTGGTGAAGGCGGCCTTGCTGAACGCGGATGCGGACGCGGAAAAGATGCGTTTTGCGGTGCAGGAGGCGGCGGTGGTGGAATTGCCGGCGCTCGAACGGCGGCTGGGGACGATCGCGGCGATCGCCCAAGTGGCGCCGCTGGTAGGCCTGCTCGGCACGATCTTGGGCATGATCACGACGTTTGTCGCGTTTCAGAAAGATTACATGGCCGCGAGCGCGTTGGCGCATGGTATGTGGCAGGCGCTCCTGAGCACCGCCGGGAGTCTGATGCTGGCGATCCCAGCGCATCTGGCGCATCACTTTTTGACCGGACGGGTGAGGGCGATCATCCGGGATGTCGAATGGGCGGGCAATGCGATGATGAAATATCTGCTCACCGACTACCGCACGGGCAAAGCGCCGGGAGCGGCGACGCAGCCATGATTACCCGGCCCTTGGATCTCGCCTCGCGCTTGCGGCGGCCGCCGCGGAGCTTCGACGTGTTGTTCTATGTCAACGTGGGTCTGATCGTGGTGTTTTTCATCCTGTTCGGATCGCGTTTCGTGCTCGCACCTGGTTTGGGACTCGAATTCCGGATGCCGACGATGGAGGGCGCGCGGGCAGGGGCGGCCGCCACGACCCACGTGATCAGTGTCCCGCGGTCCGGCCTGTATTTTGCGGATGGCGCCATGAACGCGGCGCAGTTGCGGCAGTGGCTGGAGGCGCAGGCGAAGACAGTGAAACAGCCGGTGTTGCTGATCCGGGCCGCGGCGACCGTGCCCCTGTCCGACTTGACGGAAGTATCGGCCCTGGCGCACGAAGCGGGGTTTGTGAAGGTGATCGTCGGGGCGCAGGAGGCCGGTGGACCGGAAAACGGCGGCCAACGAAAATGACGGAGCGGAGTGAGCAAAAACGTTGGTGGGCGACGGGCCTCGCAGCGGGAATATTAACCCTTGTGATTTTGGCGCTGTTTCGGTCGCCCACGTCGCCCAGGGTGGAACGCGGACAGGCTGGGCCATCGCAGACGAAGTCCGAGAAGACGGGAATAGACCTCACGCGTTTGCAGCCGGGAGAGAGTGGGGCGCTGGAACAGCAGGCAGTTTTGGGTGACCCCACGCCACTTTTCCTGCCCACGGACTGGAATTATGGCCAGGGGGTGCTGCCGCAATCCGTGGTAAGGGAGCCAGGGCAGCAATTCAGGACGTTTGCGCCGAAGTTTGCCTACGGAGAGGCCGATCTCACTCTTAGGCTGCCGTTGAGCGTGGAGATACCGGCATCAGGAGTGGTGGCACTGACGACGGTTATGAAGAACAGCTTGAGCGGCTTTGGGCGCTCCGACGGAGCAGCGCCGGACTTAGCAGCACGCGCGGCTTATGTGGAAGTGTGTCGGATGGAAGATGGCGCACGGGTATGGGAAGCGGCGGTGGCGGATGCGGAGCCGCCTGGCGCACGATTTTGGCAACCGGCGGAATTTATGGTGGCGGTGGACGCGGCCGGGCTGATCGGACCGCCGGTGCAAACCGTTAGAACGGGGGTGGATGACGTGGATCGCTACCTGAAGCGTTACCTCAGCGCAGGCGTCCATATCGGAGCGCGTTTGACCCCAGGACTCTATCGGGTAGCCATCGGGCCGTAGAATTTTGAAGAAGTGATCAAGTTTGCTGTTGACGGTGAAAAGGCGCGTCCGCACGTTCTGCCCTCTTTTCGTTTTTTGACCCTCTCCCTTGGTCTGCCCAGATAGCTCAGTTGGCAGAGCACGTCCTTGGTAAGGACGAGGTCACGAGTTCAAATCTCGTTCTGGGCTCCAGGGTCAGCGCCGCAAACTCTTGCGGCGTTCCAGCAGAGGTCAATTTCTCACACTTAACCACAAACTCAAATCCACATGGCTAAAGGAACATTCGAACGCAAGAAGCCGCACGTCAACGTTGGCACGATCGGCCACGTCGATCACGGTAAAACCACGCTGACGACCGCGATTCTCGCGTGTCAGGCGCGCAAAGGCCTCGCTGAGGTCAAGTCCTACGCGGACATCGCGAAGGGCGGCACCGTGCGTGACGCTTCAAAGATCGTCACCATCTCGGTGGCCCACGTGGAATACGAGTCCGATAAGCGCCACTATGCGCACGTCGACTGCCCGGGGCACGCCGACTTCGTGAAGAACATGATCACGGGCGCGGCGCAGATGGACGGCGCGATCCTGGTCGTGTCGGCTGCTGACGGCCCGATGCCGCAGACCAAGGAACACGTGCTGCTCGCCCGCCAAGTCGGTGTGCCGAATATCGTGGTGTTCCTCAACAAGGTCGACCTCATCGACGACCCGGACCTCCTCGAGCTCGTGGAAGAAGAAATCCGCGATCTTCTGACGAAGTATCAATTTGACGGCAAGAACGCCAAGATCATCCGCGGGTCCGCCACCGCTGCGCTCGAAGGCAAGCCCGAGGGCGAAAAAGCGATCGCGGAATTGATGGAAGCCATTGACAGCGAGATCGCCGAGCCGGTCCGCGAGATGGACAAGCCGTTCCTGATGTCGGTGGAAGACGTGTTTTCGATCACGGGTCGCGGCACCGTCGCCACCGGTCGTATCGAGCGCGGCGTCTGCAAGCTCAACGACACCGTGGAAATCGTCGGCCTCCGGGACACGACGACGACCGTTGTGACGGGCATCGAGATGTTCCGCAAGCTGCTCGACGAAGGGCAAGCGGGCGACAACGTCGGTCTGCTCCTTCGTGGTGTGGATAAGGAAGGCATCGAGCGCGGACAGGTTGTCGCGGCGCCGAAGTCGATCACTCCGCACAAAAAGGCGAAGGCGGAGATCTACGTCCTCGGTAAAGACGAAGGTGGCCGTCACACGCCGTTCTTCAACGGATACCGTCCGCAGTTCTATTTCCGCACGACCGACGTCACCGGGGTCATCGAACTGCCGAAGGGCGTTGAGATGATCATGCCGGGCGACAACATCGCCGTGGAAATTGACCTCATCGCGCCGATCGCCATGGAAAAGACCCAGAAGTTCGCCATCCGCGAGGGTGGCCGCACCATCGGTGCGGGTCGCATCACGGAAATTATCCAGTAAGATCCGTCCGCCGTTTCGTTTAACGACCCGCCGAGGATACGCCTTCGTGTCCTCGGCGCCGTCGTCTAAGAAAGCAATCCACAGGGGTGTAGCTCAATTGGTAGAGTAGCGGTCTCCAAAACCGTTGGTTGGGGGTTCGATTCCCTCCGCCCCTGCCAGCTCAGAATCCATGAAAAACCCGTTCCGCAGCACACGCATCTTCGTCGGTGAAATGATCGGCGAGCTTCAAAAAGCTTCGTGGCCGACGCGCACTGAGCTGCGCGATTCCACGATCATCGTCATTGTCGCGGTGCTCATTCTCGGGCTTTTCACCAGCATCACCGATTTCTCCCTGTATTCAGTCGTGGACCTGTTCACGTCCTGGGTCAGCTAACTTTTACCCATGTCTGCGCCAACAACCGCGCCTGCGGACTCCCAGTGGTTCGCTCTTCACACGCTCTCCGGTCAGGAGAACAAGGTGAAGAACTACATCGAGCGATTCAAGAAAGCGGAAGAGCTCGAGGACTCGATTTTCGAAGTCTTGCTGCCGACGGAAGTGGTTTCTGAGGTCAAGGGTGGCAAGAAGTCGACGAAGGTTCGCAAGCTTTATCCCGGTTACGTCTTCATCCAGATGCGCCTCTATGGTGAGGACGGCAAAGTCATCAACAAGCCGTGGTATTTCGTGAAAGAAGTCGCCGGCGTGATCGGCTTCGTCGGTGGCGACCATCCCGCCGCCTTGCGCCAATCGGAAATCGATGAGATTCGCGCTCGCATCGAAGCAGCCAACGGCAAGGAAGTGCCGAAAGTGCAATACTCGGTGGGCGAGGAAGTGAAGATCACCGATGGCGCGTTCGCCAACCTCACCGGCCGGATCGATGAGATCGATCCGGATCGCGGTAAATTGAAGATTTCTGTTTCCATTTTCGGCCGTTTTACGCCGGTCGAGCTCGAATACTGGCAGGTGCAACGCAACACCGAGTGATGCGACGCCTCTTTGTCACCGCCGCCCTCCGCTAAAGAAAACACCCGCCACTCCTCCCTCCCATGGCCAAGAAAATCCAAGGCTACATCCGTCTTCAGCTGCCCGCCGGCGCCGCGAATCCCGCGCCTCCGGTAGGCCCCGCGCTCGGTGCCCAAGGCGTCAATATCATGGCGTTTTGCAAAGACTTCAATGCGCGCACCAAAGACCAGAACGGCATGATCCTGCCGGTCGTCATCACGGTCTATACAGACAAGAGCTTCACGTTCATTCTGAAGTCTCCCCCGGCCGGTGTCCTCCTCAAGAAGGCGGCCAATATCGCGTCGGGATCCGGCAAGCCCAATGTCGAGAAGGTCGGTAAAGTGACCCGCAAGCAGCTGGCCGAGATCTGGAAGCTCAAGAAGGCCGACATGAATGCCAAAGACGAAGAAGCTGGTATCCGGACCATCGCCGGCACCGCCCGCAACATGGGCATCGAGGTCATCGACTAACACTTTCGCAGCAAGACCCGGCGACCGCCCGGTTGCGCTGCATTCAAACCAACTCACCGCGGGAGTCTTACCGACGTTCGCACCGCAAGGAGTCCTACATGCCCAAACTGCACAGCAAACGCTACAACAGCGCCGCCAAGGTTGCTGACCTCGTAAAGGAATATCCGCTCAAAGAAGCGGTCGACGTCCTCGCGAAGTTTCCGAAAGCCAAGTTCGACGAGACCGTCGAGCTCTCATTCCGCCTGGGCGTCGATGCGACGTCGGGCGACCAAAACGTGCGTGGCACCACTCCGTTGCCCCATGGCTCGGGCAAGAAGGTGCGCGTCCTAGTGTTCACTGACGATCCGCAAAAGGCGATCGCGGCGGGCGCTGATCACGCCGGTTTGCAGGACATGATGCAAAAAATCAACGAGGGGTGGCTCGACTTCGACGTGGCGATTGCGACCACGGAGGCGATGAAGACGGTCCGCACCATCGCGCGCGTCCTCGGCCCCAAAGGCCTCATGCCGAATCCCAAATCCGGCACCGTCACCGACGATATCGTCGCGGGCATCAAGGCCGTGAAGGCCGGCCGCGTGGAGTACAAAATGGACAAGACGGCGAACATCGGCGTCGGCATCGGCAAACGTTCGTTCACCGGTGAGCAGATTTTGGAGAATGCCCAGTCGGTCATCGATGCGATCGGCAAGGCCAAGCCCTCCGGTTTCAAGGGCAACTACATCCGCAGCATCTTCATTTCCTCGAGCATGAGCCCGGGCGTGAAGATTGCGTCGACGGAATACAGCAAATACTAAAGCGAGGCCCGACCCATGAGAGCCGAAAAACAATTCCTGATCGACGAGGTGCAAGCGCACCTCAAAAAGTCCGATTACGTCATTCTCGCGAACTTCACGAAGGTGACGGTCGCCGATGTCGCCAAATTGCGCGCGCAATTGGCGGCAGAAAACGCCGAGTATCACGTCGTTAAAAACAGCTCGTTGCGGGTGGCTGCGAAAGCATTGGGTTTGCCCGATATCGACAGCGCGCTGGCGGGCCAGACCGCCATCGTCGTCGGCGGAAAAACACCGTATGCCGTGGCGAAGGTGCTGAAGGGCTTCTTCAAGGACACCCAGAAGCTCGAGGTGAAGATTGGCGTGATTGAAAAGAAGCCGATCTCCGCCGAAGAACTGTCGCAATTGGCTGACTTGCCGTCGATGGACGTGCTTCGCGCCCAATTGCTGGGCTTGTTCACGCAGCACGGCGCGGCGTTTGTTCGCGTCCTCAACGAGAAGGTCAAAAAGGAGCAGCCTGCTGCTCCTGCGGCCTGAATCCCGTCTTACCAACCTTTAACCCAGATTTTTCCGACGCGAGTCGGAGAATAAAACATCAAACGCTTAGATCTAGGAGATACGTCTCTTAAATGCGCGGCTCCATCGCCGCCGCTAGACGAGAGCAGAAGAGTACCATGAGCAATATCACCAAAGACCAAGTTATCGAGTGGCTGTCCGCTCAGCCGATTCTCGAGCTCGCGCAGCTCGTCAAGGACCTCGAAGGCAAGTGGGGCGTATCCGCCGCCGCCTCTGTCGCCGCGGCCCCGGCCGCCGCTGCCGCTCCCGCAGCCGAGGCGCAGACCGAGTTCACCGTTGTCCTCAAGGAAGCGGGCGCGAACAAGATTGGCGTCATCAAGGAAGTGCGCGCGATCACTGGCCTCGGCCTCAAGGAGGCCAAGGACTTGGTCGAAGGCGCGCCGAAGCCCGTGAAGGAAAACGTCGCGAAGGCCGAAGCCGAGGATCTCAAAAAGAAACTCGAAGCGGCCGGTGCGAAGGTGGAGCTCAAATAAGCTTTGCCGGTTTTTTCCGCACAACTTCCGATTTCTTCAGGACAGGCCGCGTTTCCGTGCGGCCTGTCCTTTGCCTTTTTCCGGTTAGTACCTTTGTTAGTCCGTCGCGCCTCATCGTAAGAGTCGCGACATTTTGATTTTTGCCCTCCTCAACGGGAATTCCCATGGCCGATCGTCACCAAACAGAACGCGTCAACTTCGGCAAGCTCCGCGAAGTCATCCAGCCGCCCAACCTGATCGAAATCCAGATCACGTCGTATCTCGATTACCTTCAAAAAGGCGTGCCCGAGAAACAGCGCAAGCCGCAAGGCCTTGAGGCCGTTTTCCGTGAGGTGTTTCCCATCGAGTCTTACGATGGCCGGCTTACGCTGGAATACGTTTCCTACAATCTGGGCGAGCCGAAAAGCTCCGAGATCGACTGCATCCGCGATGGCACGACCTACTCGGTGCCGCTTTACGTGAAGCTGCGCCTGCGCGAAGAAGATTTCATCAAGGATGAGGATATCTATATGGGCGAGATCCCGATGGTGACGGAGCGTGGCTCCTTCATCATCAACGGGGCCGAGCGCGTCGTCGTCTCGCAATTGCATCGTTCGCCGGGCATTGCCTTCGAAGTCACGCCGCACCCGAACGGCAAGCTTTTGCATTCGTTCCGCATCATTCCGGATCGCGGGACTTGGCTGGAAGTGCAGTTCGATAATAATGATTTGCTCTACGTCTATCTCGATCGTCGCCGCCGTCGCCGTAAGTTCCTGATCACGACGTTGCTTCGCGCCATCGGCTTTTCGAACGACATCGATCTGCTCAATCTGTTCTACGAGATTAAGGAGCTCAAGGTTGCGAAGGCTCTTGACCTCGAAAACGTCAGTTCGCTCGTGCTCGTGGAAGATGCGATCGACGCCCAAAAGGGCGTGGTGCTGGCCCGCGCGTTTGAACCTCTCACGAAAGCGGTCGTCCGTACGTTCGAGAAACACGACATCACGTCGATGCGTGTCATCGACACATCGTTGGACGATGGCGCCATTATCCGCGCGCTAAAGAAGGATCCAACCCGCAACGAAGAGGAGGCGCTCAAGGAAATCTATAAGCGCCTTCGTCCGGGCGAGCCGCCGACCACCGCCAATGCGAAGGCGTTGCTCAAGCGACTGTTCTTCGACCCGAAGCGTTACGATCTCGGGCGCGTTGGTCGTTACAAGATCAACCAGAAGCTGGGCCTCAAGGCGGAGATTGAACAACGCATCCTCGAGAGCGCAGACGTGGTCGCGGCGACGAAATATTTGGTGCGCCTGAAAAAGGGCGAAGGTGTCGTCGATGATATTGACCACTTGGGTTCGCGCCGCGTCCGCACGGTGGGCGAGTTGCTCGCCAATCAATGCCGTGTCGGCTTGAGCCGCACGGAACGCTTGGTGCGCGAGCGCATGACGATGTATGATCAGAGCGTCGACTCGATCACGCCGCAGAAGCTCATCAACCCGAAAGCTCTCACGACGGTCATTCGCGACTTCTTCGCCCGCAGTCAGCTCTCGCAGTTCATGGATCAGATCAACCCGCTGGCCGAGGTGACGCATAAGCGCCGCCTTTCCGCGCTCGGGCCGGGTGGTCTTAACCGCGAACGGGCCGGCTTCGAGGTGCGCGACGTCCATCCGTCGCACTACGGGCGAATCTGCCCGATCGAGACCCCGGAAGGTCCGAACATCGGTCTGATCAACTCCCTGTCGACGTATGCTCGCGTCAACGAATTTGGTTTCATCGAGACGCCCTATCGCACCGTCAAAGACGGTCGCGTGACGGACAAGATCGACTATCTCACGGCGGATCAGGAAGAGGCTAAAGTGATCGCTCAGGCGAACGCCGAGATCGACGACAAAGGCCATTTCGTCGGCAAAGTCACTGTGCGAAAGGACGGCGAATTTCTCGAAGTCCCGGCGGACGAAGTCGACTTCATGGACGTCTCGCCCAAGCAGGTGATTTCGATCGCGGCTGGAATGATCCCGTTCCTCGAGCACGACGATGCGAATCGCGCCCTCATGGGTGCGAACATGCAGCGCCAAGGTGTGCCGCTGCTCCAGGCGGAAGCGCCTTTCGTCGGCACGGGCATCGAAGAACGCGTGGCGCGCGATTCGAAGATCGTGGTTGTCGCGGAAGAAGCGGGTGTAGTGGCGGCGGTTGACGCCAAACGCATCGTCATCACGCGCGACGGGGACTTGCCGCGCAATCTCAAGAACGATCCGAAAAACGGCGTTCGCATCTACGAGCTGCGCAAGTTCATGCGTTCCAACGCAGGCACTTGCTTCAATCAACGGCCGATCGTCAAGCAGGGCCAAAAGATCAAGGCCGCGCAGATTATCGCTGACGGTCCGTCGACCGATCAGGGTGAAATGGCACTCGGACGCAATGTGCTTGTGGGCTTCATGCCCTGGAACGGTTATAACTTCGAAGACGCGATCCTGATTTCCGAAAAGGTTCTCAAGGAAGACATCTTCACTTCGATCCATATTCAGGAGTTCGAAGTGACGGCGCGTGATACCAAGCTCGGGCCGGAAGAAATCACGCGGGATATCCCGAATGTGGGTGAAGAGGCGCTCAAAAACCTCGACCATAACGGCGTCATCCGGATCGGCGCGGAAGTGAAACCTGGCGACATCCTCGTCGGCAAGATCACGCCCAAGTCCGAAACCGAACTCGCTCCGGAAGAGAAGTTGCTGCGCGCCATCTTCGGCGAAAAGGCCGCGGATGTGAAGGACACCTCTCTGGTGGTCCCGTCCGGTGCGGCCGGCATTGTGATGGACGTGAAGGTTTCTTCCCGGATCGATAATCAGGAGGAGAAGCTTTCTCCGTCCGATCGTCGTCGTCAGGTGAAGCAGATCCAAGAGGAATACAAAACGCAGATGGACAAGTTGCGCGAGGGTCTCACCGAGGCTCTTTCCAACATTCTCCTCGGCGAGAAGATTCCGCTCGATGTCATCAACGGCGAGACCGGTGAAATCATCATCCCCGCCAATCGCAAGATCACCAAGACCTTGCTCCGCAAACTCGCGGCGGTGTCGAAGCACGTCCAGATCGACCCGTCGCCGGTGCGCATCAAGATCATGGAGATCATCGGCTCGTATCAGACGAAGTTCGACGAGCTCGAGACGGATCGCGAACGCAAGATCGGCGCGATCGAAGCGGGCGAGGGCGACGGCACGGGTGCGATCAAGCAGGTGAAGGTCTACATCGCTACGAAGCAAAAGCTCGAAGTCGGTGACAAGATGGC harbors:
- a CDS encoding tetratricopeptide repeat protein — translated: MRRFATLCFLGLVSVTWAQTPLNRPVPLLTVAGEVSAGTEAERFEAAERALEMGFPSIAEGLFEELSVDARVDRQRARLGLASALLEEDRPAEAEKVLEGQQEGRGAAWHLRMGLAAAQQRHFDAARHALGEVKAEELTTDDRAWYSFLRGVVADAAGDLGKAREDFEQAEKMAGSDPAKAQFVLAREQARLRANVVNDNVLEETRRNMERYQGRKIGYDYAKTYAAMLEAAGRKNDAINVLQRQLLATPAEERGAQDDFRLLLGLVAGGAEGAGRTALASLVAHGSDPLKQRVALRVLARDATTAAARAQLQALLDRLIATPTAPAIIEDLLVFRAQLALTEKDYARAEEDARTLLQRFPGSPLKVRALGVLTSAAWEQRRYRTAADLAGKAAAELPAGALRAQFNVLVAEAWFRAKDFRTAADAYAAALRETPEGEAAGDLMFQRLLAEIEGGRLETAEKLLDEMARQPAFTPEERWQAEWNLARALQLHGETAAAYARVNRLLAAKAPTGVLSEELRAQMAWLQAKLSLEAGEPGRTLELVDALIASGGTLTPALQVEIGSTAVLLKAEALFALQREPAALEQLQKVRSDFPKSDAAVYSYIVEADHYAKLDNTVEAQQLLTKLADDFPGNKTYAPLALYQAALQAERRGQDANYIEANKLIEQLVTRYPRSDLVFYARLKQGDLLRKLNQFPQAQQVYESLVNNFSQHADVLIAQLALAECHNAQAANDPGHAEAAATLFEHLRDRGDAPLDLRVEAGFNLGYTLLRRGQVARAQQVWWQDVVQAFLLNANQAAELGAKGRYWMARTLLELGGSFEQQAKLEEARNAWSLILQSKLPGEALARARLAKFNPPEDKP
- a CDS encoding MotA/TolQ/ExbB proton channel family protein, producing the protein MSIFDFGLFAKGGPMMWVLLVLGVLCLMLFIERALYLHRGQIRSNAFLSGIENILAKRRIVEALTVCEETPGPVAAVVKAALLNADADAEKMRFAVQEAAVVELPALERRLGTIAAIAQVAPLVGLLGTILGMITTFVAFQKDYMAASALAHGMWQALLSTAGSLMLAIPAHLAHHFLTGRVRAIIRDVEWAGNAMMKYLLTDYRTGKAPGAATQP
- a CDS encoding ExbD/TolR family protein, producing MITRPLDLASRLRRPPRSFDVLFYVNVGLIVVFFILFGSRFVLAPGLGLEFRMPTMEGARAGAAATTHVISVPRSGLYFADGAMNAAQLRQWLEAQAKTVKQPVLLIRAAATVPLSDLTEVSALAHEAGFVKVIVGAQEAGGPENGGQRK
- the tuf gene encoding elongation factor Tu; the protein is MAKGTFERKKPHVNVGTIGHVDHGKTTLTTAILACQARKGLAEVKSYADIAKGGTVRDASKIVTISVAHVEYESDKRHYAHVDCPGHADFVKNMITGAAQMDGAILVVSAADGPMPQTKEHVLLARQVGVPNIVVFLNKVDLIDDPDLLELVEEEIRDLLTKYQFDGKNAKIIRGSATAALEGKPEGEKAIAELMEAIDSEIAEPVREMDKPFLMSVEDVFSITGRGTVATGRIERGVCKLNDTVEIVGLRDTTTTVVTGIEMFRKLLDEGQAGDNVGLLLRGVDKEGIERGQVVAAPKSITPHKKAKAEIYVLGKDEGGRHTPFFNGYRPQFYFRTTDVTGVIELPKGVEMIMPGDNIAVEIDLIAPIAMEKTQKFAIREGGRTIGAGRITEIIQ
- the secE gene encoding preprotein translocase subunit SecE, translated to MKNPFRSTRIFVGEMIGELQKASWPTRTELRDSTIIVIVAVLILGLFTSITDFSLYSVVDLFTSWVS
- the nusG gene encoding transcription termination/antitermination protein NusG, whose amino-acid sequence is MSAPTTAPADSQWFALHTLSGQENKVKNYIERFKKAEELEDSIFEVLLPTEVVSEVKGGKKSTKVRKLYPGYVFIQMRLYGEDGKVINKPWYFVKEVAGVIGFVGGDHPAALRQSEIDEIRARIEAANGKEVPKVQYSVGEEVKITDGAFANLTGRIDEIDPDRGKLKISVSIFGRFTPVELEYWQVQRNTE
- the rplK gene encoding 50S ribosomal protein L11 encodes the protein MAKKIQGYIRLQLPAGAANPAPPVGPALGAQGVNIMAFCKDFNARTKDQNGMILPVVITVYTDKSFTFILKSPPAGVLLKKAANIASGSGKPNVEKVGKVTRKQLAEIWKLKKADMNAKDEEAGIRTIAGTARNMGIEVID
- the rplA gene encoding 50S ribosomal protein L1 — encoded protein: MPKLHSKRYNSAAKVADLVKEYPLKEAVDVLAKFPKAKFDETVELSFRLGVDATSGDQNVRGTTPLPHGSGKKVRVLVFTDDPQKAIAAGADHAGLQDMMQKINEGWLDFDVAIATTEAMKTVRTIARVLGPKGLMPNPKSGTVTDDIVAGIKAVKAGRVEYKMDKTANIGVGIGKRSFTGEQILENAQSVIDAIGKAKPSGFKGNYIRSIFISSSMSPGVKIASTEYSKY
- the rplJ gene encoding 50S ribosomal protein L10 → MRAEKQFLIDEVQAHLKKSDYVILANFTKVTVADVAKLRAQLAAENAEYHVVKNSSLRVAAKALGLPDIDSALAGQTAIVVGGKTPYAVAKVLKGFFKDTQKLEVKIGVIEKKPISAEELSQLADLPSMDVLRAQLLGLFTQHGAAFVRVLNEKVKKEQPAAPAA
- the rplL gene encoding 50S ribosomal protein L7/L12, whose product is MSNITKDQVIEWLSAQPILELAQLVKDLEGKWGVSAAASVAAAPAAAAAPAAEAQTEFTVVLKEAGANKIGVIKEVRAITGLGLKEAKDLVEGAPKPVKENVAKAEAEDLKKKLEAAGAKVELK